In a genomic window of Gossypium arboreum isolate Shixiya-1 chromosome 9, ASM2569848v2, whole genome shotgun sequence:
- the LOC108457248 gene encoding serine/threonine-protein phosphatase PP1 isozyme 3-like translates to MDARVLDGIINRLLEVRGKPGKLVQLSESEIRQLCLVSKDIFSRQPVLLELEAPIKICGDIHGQYSDLLRLFEIGGFPPHVNYLFLGDYVDRGKQSLETICLLLAYKVKYPEKVFLLRGNHECASVNRIYGFYDECKRRFNVRLWKVFTDCFNCLPVAALVDEKIFCMHGGLSPELLSMDQIRKIKRPTDVPDSGLLCDLLWSDPCKDILGWGPNDRGVSYVFGSDRVIDCLKRLDLDIICRAHQVVEDGYEFFANRQLVTIFSAPNYCGEFDNAAAMLSVDESLTCSFQIIKAADKKPKFGFGTLASTKSSITPTRIKEQWPEQEEEEGCHLM, encoded by the exons ATGGATGCTCGTGTTCTTGATGGTATAATCAATAGGTTGCTTGAAGTTAGAGGTAAACCAGGGAAGCTAGTCCAGCTTTCTGAGTCTGAAATAAGGCAGCTTTGTCTTGTTTCTAAAGATATCTTTTCCAGGCAGCCTGTTCTTTTAGAGCTTGAAGCACCTATTAAGATTTGCG GAGACATTCATGGTCAGTATTCTGATCTCCTGAGGCTATTCGAGATTGGTGGTTTCCCTCCTCATGTCAATTACTTATTCTTGGGGGATTACGTAGATCGTGGAAAACAAAGCCTCGAAACGATATGCCTTCTCCTTGCATACAAAGTCAAATATCCCGAAAAAGTTTTCCTTCTAAGGGGCAACCACGAATGTGCTTCAGTGAACCGCATCTACGGATTTTATGACGAGTGCAAACGAAGATTCAATGTCCGGCTTTGGAAAGTGTTCACTGATTGTTTTAACTGCCTGCCTGTGGCAGCTCTGGTTGATGAAAAAATATTCTGCATGCATGGTGGACTTTCACCAGAGCTCCTTAGCATGGACCAGATTAGAAAGATAAAGAGGCCTACTGATGTTCCAGACTCTGGCTTACTGTGTGATCTACTATGGTCTGATCCTTGTAAAGACATTCTGGGATGGGGTCCTAATGATCGGGGAGTTTCCTATGTGTTTGGTTCCGACAGGGTGATCGATTGTCTCAAGAGGCTCGATCTTGATATCATATGTCGAGCACACCAG GTGGTTGAAGATGGATATGAATTCTTTGCTAACAGGCAACTTGTAACCATATTTTCAGCACCAAATTACTGCGGCGAGTTCGACAATGCTGCTGCCATGTTGAGCGTGGATGAGTCTTTAACTTGTTCTTTCCAGATAATAAAGGCTGCAGATAAGAAACCGAAGTTTGGGTTTGGAACCTTAGCTTCAACCAAGTCTTCCATTACTCCTACTAGAATCAAG GAGCAATGGCCGGAGCAAGAGGAAGAAGAGGGGTGTCATTTGATGTGA
- the LOC108455264 gene encoding U-box domain-containing protein 9-like has translation MAETWESSAAKGKEPYSMAETGESSSAKGKEPSSMAETGESSSTKGKESSSMAETGEPSAAAREVRELKKELQMVVTMILEDEDDNGIDILSESIRILSRLREMKLNRSAIIGMDTKIQSVLNELINNTVSSPPLIMGDPFVSVSTEALDWLKSNEAELKSQEMMEKSRDLVNMLLHKLYCSFSDAKEAAQELKMVTKSQPACRAVFAEIPDSIKRLLGPISVTVYRSKFQLQEDLIKTVLNISTDDINKQHMGEHPIVIHVLTRALYYGTTETKRSAAMALVSLLSLESNKFIIGKSMAPTALLQLVRVGDPLAKIDAASAILSLCTVYQNIAEFNKLGAVQIVLRKIGRGVLVDRLLRILAVLSSRQDTVFRDEEVDAFRRLIEHKRHTSSRHAEDICSAAMWFFTRR, from the exons ATGGCTGAAACATGGGAGTCATCAGCAGCAAAAGGGAAAGAACCATATTCTATGGCTGAAACAGGGGAGTCATCATCAGCAAAAGGGAAAGAACCATCTTCTATGGCTGAAACAGGGGAGTCATCATCAACAAAAGGGAAGGAATCATCTTCAATGGCTGAAACAGGGGAGCCATCAGCAGCTGCAAGGGAAGTAAGGGAGTTAAAGAAAGAACTTCAGATGGTAGTAACAATGATTCTTGAAGATGAAGATGACAATGGAATTGATATACTAAGCGAATCTATAAGAATCTTGTCTCGTTTAAGAGAGATGAAGTTGAATCGATCTGCTATTATTGGAATGGATACTAAAATTCAGTCAGTCTTGAATGAGCTAATCAACAATACTGTTTCATCTCCACCACTCATTATGGGTGATCCCTTTGTCTCGGTTTCAACCGAG GCCCTAGACTGGTTGAAGTCGAATGAAGCTGAACTAAAAAGCCAAGAGATGATGGAGAAGAGTCGAGATTTAGTAAACATGTTGCTTCACAAGTTGTATTGTTCATTTTCTGATGCGAAGGAAGCTGCTCAAGAGCTTAAAATGGTGACAAAGTCACAACCAGCATGCAGGGCAGTTTTTGCTGAGATCCCGGACAGTATCAAGAGATTGCTCGGTCCAATATCGGTCACCGTGTACCGTTCCAAATTCCAGCTCCAAGAAGATTTGATCAAAACAGTTTTAAACATTTCAACCGATGACATCAATAAACAACATATGGGGGAACATCCTATTGTCATCCATGTGCTTACTCGAGCTCTTTACTATGGTACCACTGAAACAAAGAGAAGTGCTGCAATGGCTCTCGTATCGCTATTGTCACTCGAATCGAACAAGTTCATCATCGGAAAATCCATGGCTCCCACGGCTTTGCTCCAACTCGTACGAGTAGGGGATCCGTTGGCAAAGATTGATGCTGCTTCAGCTATACTCAGCCTTTGTACTGTATATCAGAACATAGCAGAGTTTAATAAATTAGGGGCAGTGCAGATTGTGTTGCGGAAGATCGGTAGAGGTGTACTTGTTGATAGGCTACTGAGGATTCTTGCAGTTTTATCTTCACGTCAAGACACCGTTTTTAGAGATGAGGAAGTTGATGCTTTCCGACGGTTGATTGAGCATAAAAGACATACCAGTTCCAGACATGCTGAAGACATCTGCAGTGCCGCCATGTGGTTCTTCACGCGCAGATGA